The following proteins are co-located in the Rippkaea orientalis PCC 8801 genome:
- a CDS encoding YraN family protein, whose product MTSIGQLGENLVARWLQSQGWTILQQRWRCPGGEIDLIAHSQGTNLITFVEVKTRSRGNWDADGLLAITPQKQVKLTQSAAYFLAEYPHLADFPCRFDVALVNYKKSPDRGLDDIHQAIALHQPIQWQGYQLVLSDYLEAAFMV is encoded by the coding sequence ATGACTTCAATTGGTCAACTGGGAGAAAATTTAGTCGCTCGATGGTTACAGTCCCAAGGGTGGACAATTTTACAGCAACGCTGGCGATGTCCTGGGGGAGAAATTGACCTCATTGCTCACTCTCAAGGAACTAATTTAATTACCTTTGTGGAAGTAAAAACCCGTAGTCGTGGTAATTGGGATGCTGATGGTCTTTTAGCCATTACGCCTCAAAAACAGGTTAAATTAACCCAATCAGCCGCCTATTTTCTCGCAGAATATCCCCATTTAGCCGACTTTCCTTGTCGTTTTGATGTCGCCTTGGTTAACTATAAAAAGAGTCCTGATAGGGGGTTAGACGACATTCATCAAGCGATCGCCCTTCATCAACCGATACAGTGGCAGGGTTATCAACTGGTTTTATCGGATTATCTTGAGGCAGCTTTCATGGTTTAA
- a CDS encoding helix-turn-helix domain-containing protein, producing MLSKIKDIYDRVSEVNSYYLNNRELAVMDARVKAFGMRVRYFRKLLGISQDDLAEKAGMHRTYIGAIERGERNVSLLNILRLADALEIKVKELFNVDID from the coding sequence ATGTTATCAAAAATCAAAGATATTTATGATAGAGTCAGCGAAGTTAACTCATATTACCTTAACAATAGAGAGTTAGCCGTCATGGATGCTAGAGTTAAAGCTTTTGGAATGCGGGTACGTTATTTCAGAAAACTTTTAGGAATATCCCAAGATGATCTTGCTGAAAAAGCTGGTATGCACAGAACCTACATTGGTGCTATTGAAAGAGGAGAAAGAAATGTTAGCTTACTTAATATATTGCGTTTAGCTGATGCACTTGAAATTAAGGTCAAAGAATTATTTAATGTAGATATTGATTGA
- a CDS encoding DNA methyltransferase has protein sequence MFQQLSLFELDINNNQPSFYQNIQNSGFEYEEVDIGDITFKAGQVESVHRWYRLTPSYSPELVRFLIKELQITEEYFVLDPFSGRGTTSIECQKQGIKSLGIEINPLLQKIGNKSLIWTRENLDLIDQYLIEISSLINNFKNASLEDVIKVFKTNIPIIHNVFRWWKEDVLKNLIISRQVMLHPAYYSVKDYLWIALSQACLDCANIHRNHPTITFDDNHQRIIDVLWQVKQNLGIIVSDLINLNSKEISFSQLSSIKLGNSIYNLENQINCSVDFVITSPPYPNRYSYIHQTRPQLHFMEVLDNVRQATEIDLQAIGGTWGRATSILQKKLILVPNEIKPYLCYYKELQPKNILMCNYATKYFIDMWQHIKSLKKVKANRFRGVYIVGNSRLSGVEIFTESILSKLFRHEGFEVEKIVLFRKRGGKRNLYETAIYIKS, from the coding sequence ATGTTTCAACAGCTATCATTATTTGAATTAGATATTAACAATAATCAACCATCTTTTTATCAGAATATCCAAAATTCAGGTTTTGAGTATGAGGAAGTAGATATAGGAGATATTACCTTTAAAGCAGGACAAGTTGAATCAGTTCATAGATGGTATCGTCTTACTCCAAGTTATTCCCCAGAATTAGTCAGATTTTTGATTAAAGAATTGCAAATTACTGAAGAATATTTTGTGCTTGATCCATTTAGTGGAAGAGGAACAACATCAATAGAGTGCCAAAAACAGGGTATTAAATCTCTAGGGATTGAAATCAACCCTTTATTACAAAAAATAGGAAATAAATCTCTTATTTGGACTAGAGAAAATCTTGATCTTATTGATCAATATCTGATCGAAATTTCTAGTTTAATTAATAATTTTAAGAATGCTTCTCTGGAAGATGTCATCAAAGTTTTTAAAACGAATATTCCCATTATCCATAATGTGTTTAGATGGTGGAAAGAGGATGTTCTTAAAAACTTGATTATTTCTCGTCAAGTAATGTTACATCCAGCCTATTATTCAGTTAAAGACTATTTATGGATTGCTTTAAGTCAAGCTTGTTTAGATTGTGCTAATATTCACAGAAATCATCCTACAATTACTTTTGATGACAATCATCAACGTATAATTGATGTTTTATGGCAAGTTAAGCAAAATCTAGGAATAATAGTTTCGGATTTAATTAATCTTAATAGTAAAGAAATATCATTTTCACAACTAAGTTCAATTAAACTAGGGAACTCAATCTATAATTTGGAGAATCAAATTAATTGTTCTGTTGATTTTGTTATTACTTCACCTCCTTATCCTAACCGCTATAGTTATATTCATCAAACTAGACCTCAACTACATTTTATGGAAGTTTTAGATAATGTTAGACAAGCTACAGAAATTGATTTACAGGCTATTGGAGGAACCTGGGGTAGAGCTACTTCTATTTTACAAAAAAAATTGATTCTTGTCCCTAATGAGATCAAACCATATCTGTGTTACTATAAAGAATTACAACCAAAAAATATATTGATGTGTAATTATGCAACGAAATACTTTATCGATATGTGGCAACACATCAAATCCCTTAAAAAAGTTAAAGCGAATCGATTTCGTGGGGTATATATTGTAGGAAATTCTAGACTTTCCGGGGTAGAAATATTCACAGAATCTATTTTAAGTAAGCTTTTTAGACATGAAGGTTTTGAAGTTGAAAAAATAGTTTTGTTTAGAAAAAGAGGAGGGAAAAGAAATCTTTATGAAACGGCTATTTATATTAAAAGTTAG
- a CDS encoding pentapeptide repeat-containing protein, with product MMTLNYRKFWLRFAVLLTLMAILILSNPILPVRAVDYARANFVEKDFSGQDLRDALFDHANLRGSNFSHANLQGVRFFSANLEGANFEGADLRGADLESARLTRVNFTNALLEGAFATNVLIKGVIIDGADFTDVLLRPDVEKQLCAIAQGTNPVTGRNTKDTLFCPSVVK from the coding sequence ATGATGACTCTGAATTACCGAAAATTCTGGTTAAGATTCGCTGTATTACTAACCTTGATGGCTATTCTTATCTTGAGCAACCCCATTTTACCTGTTAGGGCAGTCGATTACGCTAGGGCAAACTTTGTTGAAAAGGATTTTTCGGGTCAAGATTTGCGCGATGCGCTGTTTGATCATGCGAATTTACGCGGGAGCAATTTTAGTCATGCGAATTTGCAAGGAGTGCGGTTTTTTAGTGCCAATTTAGAAGGGGCGAATTTTGAAGGAGCCGATCTCAGGGGAGCCGATTTAGAGTCGGCTCGATTAACCAGGGTTAACTTTACCAATGCGCTTTTAGAAGGAGCTTTTGCCACTAATGTTTTAATTAAGGGCGTAATTATTGATGGGGCTGATTTTACCGATGTTTTATTACGTCCTGATGTTGAAAAACAATTGTGTGCGATCGCACAAGGAACTAATCCCGTTACCGGACGTAATACTAAAGATACCTTATTTTGCCCTTCAGTTGTCAAATGA
- a CDS encoding glycosyltransferase — protein MKKVLFLGKRVDTISQAQYEPFIYYRQQLLDELNLTIKYLNIETLNEIKQLCQKYDSEIVFIQPFWREKPDEVEMILREIRSDYPDRKLIFIDPWSQASSKYFKVLPYVDKFLKRQCYKNRQDYHQKFIGGSRFTHFLANTWNLDFEQWYVGSEVPQGYEERIMPGWNLGTAKRYKKALQRSKGWLWSRLHPKNIDVFCRMSFGNRDNKEWYYEYRKSAIDALDPLSSNSNYRVAISGSFVDSLVPNSQYQREIKSSKIVVSPFGWGEGCWRDFEAVCYDCLLIKPSMAHLETDPNIFIEGETYVAVNWDFSDVVEKCLYYLEHNDEAQRIIKNARRVYEHYFENTKFVQTIKHCIY, from the coding sequence ATGAAAAAAGTACTTTTTTTAGGTAAAAGAGTAGACACAATTAGTCAAGCCCAATATGAGCCGTTTATCTATTACCGTCAGCAGCTTTTGGATGAACTCAATCTTACCATTAAATATCTCAATATTGAAACTTTAAATGAGATCAAACAACTATGCCAAAAATATGATTCGGAGATTGTATTTATACAACCTTTTTGGCGAGAGAAGCCTGATGAAGTTGAAATGATACTGAGAGAAATTCGCTCTGACTATCCTGATCGTAAGTTGATCTTTATTGATCCTTGGTCCCAAGCTAGTAGCAAATATTTTAAGGTATTGCCTTACGTTGATAAGTTTCTTAAGCGTCAATGTTATAAAAATCGACAAGATTATCATCAAAAATTTATTGGTGGCTCAAGATTTACTCATTTTTTAGCGAACACTTGGAATCTAGACTTTGAACAGTGGTATGTTGGCTCCGAGGTACCACAAGGGTATGAAGAACGCATTATGCCAGGATGGAACTTAGGAACAGCTAAACGCTATAAAAAAGCACTTCAAAGATCAAAAGGTTGGTTGTGGTCTCGTCTTCACCCAAAAAACATTGATGTATTTTGTCGGATGTCTTTTGGTAATCGAGATAACAAAGAATGGTATTATGAATATCGTAAGTCAGCGATTGATGCCCTTGATCCTTTATCCTCTAATTCTAATTATCGAGTGGCCATAAGTGGGTCATTTGTGGATAGTTTAGTGCCGAATAGTCAATATCAGAGGGAAATTAAGAGCAGTAAAATTGTGGTTAGTCCTTTTGGTTGGGGAGAAGGTTGTTGGCGTGATTTTGAAGCCGTATGTTATGATTGTTTATTAATCAAACCATCTATGGCTCATCTTGAGACTGACCCAAATATTTTCATTGAGGGAGAAACCTATGTCGCTGTTAATTGGGATTTTTCAGATGTTGTCGAAAAATGTCTTTACTATTTAGAGCATAATGATGAGGCACAAAGAATTATTAAAAATGCTCGCCGCGTTTACGAACATTATTTTGAAAATACAAAATTTGTTCAAACAATAAAGCATTGTATTTATTAA
- a CDS encoding O-antigen ligase family protein: MILPPQLVMLAWFPILLFIFTQFPPRKAVIICLLVAWLFLPQRAGFALPGLPDYTRISATCYGILLATVLFDAQRFTAFKFGWLDVPMTIFCISPFFSSISNDLGAYDGLSAILNRTVSYGLPYCLGRIYFKDLLSLRQLAIAIFLSGLIYAPLCLYEIKMSPQLHRMIYGYFAHSFAQTVRLGGYRPTVFMLHGLEVGMWMMAATLIGIWLWQAKVIKKVWNIPITWLMMGLTVTFILIKSTGAYLYLVCGIVILFGARQFRSVLPVLLLIIGLCLYLGIASTGNLSDQQIKNIVSIATNIAGEERASSLEFRLDNEKLLIDKALERPILGWGGWGRNRVYDYNWADELVDVSTTDSLWVIIYGVQGYIGLISLYASFLLPVWRFFTIGYSPRLWFHPQIAPAAVLSVVIVLYMLDNTLNAMFNPIFTVISGGIAGLVIGTKNKDFRNFQATYHLKKSH; encoded by the coding sequence ATGATTCTTCCCCCTCAACTGGTTATGTTAGCCTGGTTTCCCATCTTGCTGTTTATATTTACCCAATTTCCTCCAAGGAAAGCAGTGATCATCTGCTTATTGGTGGCTTGGTTATTTTTACCCCAAAGAGCAGGGTTTGCATTACCAGGACTGCCAGATTATACCAGAATATCAGCAACTTGCTACGGTATTTTGTTAGCTACTGTTTTGTTTGATGCTCAACGATTTACAGCCTTCAAGTTTGGTTGGCTTGATGTTCCTATGACAATTTTCTGTATATCTCCATTTTTTTCCTCTATTAGTAATGATTTAGGAGCTTACGATGGATTATCAGCTATATTAAACCGGACAGTTAGTTATGGATTACCCTATTGTTTAGGTCGAATTTATTTTAAAGATCTGTTGAGTTTGCGACAGTTGGCCATTGCCATTTTTCTGAGTGGATTAATCTACGCTCCCTTGTGTTTATATGAAATTAAGATGAGTCCCCAACTCCATCGTATGATATATGGCTACTTTGCCCATAGTTTTGCTCAAACCGTGCGCCTAGGAGGATACAGACCAACGGTCTTTATGTTACATGGCCTTGAAGTAGGAATGTGGATGATGGCTGCAACATTAATCGGCATTTGGTTGTGGCAAGCAAAAGTGATTAAAAAAGTCTGGAACATTCCTATTACTTGGCTAATGATGGGATTAACTGTAACATTTATATTGATCAAATCAACAGGAGCTTATTTGTATTTAGTCTGTGGAATAGTTATTTTATTTGGTGCTAGGCAGTTTCGGAGTGTTCTTCCTGTTTTATTACTGATTATAGGACTCTGTCTATATTTAGGTATTGCATCTACTGGAAATTTAAGTGATCAACAAATAAAAAATATAGTTTCTATTGCCACTAATATTGCTGGGGAAGAAAGAGCTAGTTCTTTAGAATTTCGATTAGATAATGAAAAATTACTCATCGATAAAGCCTTAGAAAGACCGATTTTGGGTTGGGGCGGTTGGGGACGCAATCGTGTATATGATTATAATTGGGCTGATGAATTAGTAGATGTGTCAACAACTGACAGTCTATGGGTTATCATTTATGGGGTTCAAGGATATATAGGCTTAATTAGTTTATATGCTTCTTTTTTACTTCCTGTTTGGCGTTTTTTTACCATTGGATATTCTCCCCGCTTATGGTTTCATCCCCAAATAGCCCCTGCTGCTGTTCTTTCAGTGGTCATTGTGCTATATATGTTAGATAATACTCTAAACGCTATGTTCAACCCAATTTTTACTGTAATATCTGGTGGCATCGCTGGGTTAGTTATTGGAACAAAAAACAAGGATTTCAGAAACTTCCAAGCGACTTATCATCTTAAAAAGTCTCACTAA
- a CDS encoding NAD-dependent epimerase, with the protein MSNILITGAAGFIGFHLSQKLLHQGATIIGIDNLNSYYDVSLKKARLQQIETDKNFRFYQLDIANRKTISELFTQHTFDYVIHLAAQAGVRYSLENPHAYVDSNLVGFVNILEGCRHGRIKHLVYASSSSVYGANKKIPFSTEDNVDHPISLYAATKKANELMAYTYSHLYRLPTTGLRFFTVYGPWGRPDMAYFMFTKAILAGEPIKVFNNGKMKRDFTYIDDIVEGIIRVMNRIPNPLESELGVPYKVYNIGNNQPVELLKFIEILETCLGKKAIKNFLPMQPGDVPMTYADIDDLMKDVGFRPDTPLEIGLEQFVCWYQTYYQS; encoded by the coding sequence GTGTCTAACATTCTAATTACTGGTGCGGCTGGATTTATTGGCTTTCATTTAAGCCAAAAATTATTACATCAAGGAGCAACTATTATTGGAATTGATAACCTTAATAGTTACTATGATGTTTCTCTCAAAAAAGCTCGTCTTCAACAGATAGAAACAGACAAAAATTTTAGGTTTTATCAATTAGATATTGCTAACAGAAAAACCATTTCAGAGTTATTTACTCAGCATACATTTGATTACGTTATTCATTTAGCTGCTCAAGCAGGAGTTCGCTATTCCTTAGAAAATCCTCATGCTTACGTTGATAGCAATCTAGTAGGTTTTGTTAACATCTTAGAAGGATGTCGTCACGGTCGGATTAAACACTTAGTCTATGCGTCTTCTAGCTCAGTGTATGGAGCTAATAAGAAAATTCCTTTCTCAACAGAAGATAATGTGGATCATCCAATTAGTTTATATGCTGCGACTAAAAAAGCCAATGAACTGATGGCTTATACCTATAGTCATTTGTATCGTTTACCTACGACTGGTTTAAGGTTTTTCACAGTTTATGGACCTTGGGGTCGCCCAGATATGGCTTATTTTATGTTCACAAAAGCGATTCTAGCAGGTGAACCCATAAAAGTCTTTAATAACGGTAAAATGAAGCGCGATTTTACCTATATTGATGACATTGTTGAAGGAATTATTCGAGTCATGAACCGCATTCCTAATCCCCTAGAATCTGAGTTAGGAGTTCCTTATAAAGTTTATAATATTGGTAATAATCAACCCGTAGAATTACTCAAATTTATTGAGATTTTAGAAACCTGTTTAGGAAAAAAAGCCATCAAAAACTTTTTACCGATGCAACCAGGGGACGTACCGATGACCTACGCTGATATTGATGATTTAATGAAAGATGTAGGGTTTCGTCCTGATACACCACTAGAAATAGGGCTTGAACAGTTTGTCTGTTGGTATCAAACTTATTACCAATCTTGA
- a CDS encoding glycosyltransferase family 4 protein, with protein sequence MKITFVLPPVNLCGGLRSTANLALHLGKRGHEVLAVCPERRKPTLYQQAKSLLKGKGWMDTRTRWASPFDELPVPLKVVSHISPITDLDLPDADVVVATWWETAEWVNKLSASKGAKVYFIRHHEVHDYLPLERVKATYKLPLHKITISQWLVDLMKTEYGDHTVSLVYNSVNFQKYYAPPRGKQSVPTVGMLYHTTKWKGCDISLKAFELAKQEIPDLKMVAFGLNSPLPELPLPTGTLYHCNPPQERIKDIYAQCDAWLFGSRVEGFGRPILEAMACRTPVIATPAGAAPELIAKGGGKLVKPESSEDMAEAIVQISQLNQEKWQKMSDSAYIAAKSYTWDDAAELCEQAFHKAIERTKNGELG encoded by the coding sequence ATGAAAATCACCTTTGTACTTCCCCCTGTTAATCTTTGTGGTGGATTACGTTCGACGGCTAATTTAGCCCTACATTTAGGGAAACGAGGTCATGAGGTCTTAGCCGTTTGTCCTGAAAGGCGAAAACCAACCTTGTATCAGCAAGCCAAGTCTTTATTGAAAGGCAAGGGATGGATGGACACTCGGACAAGATGGGCCTCTCCTTTTGATGAATTACCAGTTCCTCTTAAAGTTGTTTCCCACATATCACCCATCACTGACTTAGATTTGCCTGATGCTGATGTCGTAGTAGCAACCTGGTGGGAAACCGCAGAATGGGTAAACAAATTATCTGCCTCTAAAGGAGCTAAAGTATACTTTATACGACATCACGAAGTTCACGATTACTTACCTCTAGAGAGAGTTAAAGCCACTTACAAGTTGCCCTTGCACAAAATTACGATTTCTCAGTGGCTAGTTGACTTAATGAAAACTGAATATGGAGATCATACTGTTTCTTTAGTTTACAATAGCGTAAATTTTCAAAAATATTATGCGCCTCCAAGGGGAAAACAGTCAGTCCCTACTGTTGGAATGCTTTACCATACCACTAAATGGAAGGGATGTGATATCAGTTTGAAAGCCTTTGAACTAGCCAAACAAGAGATTCCCGATTTAAAAATGGTGGCTTTTGGATTGAATAGTCCTCTTCCTGAGTTACCTTTACCGACAGGGACTCTATATCATTGTAATCCGCCTCAAGAAAGAATTAAAGACATTTATGCTCAGTGTGATGCTTGGTTGTTTGGCAGTCGTGTTGAAGGCTTTGGACGACCTATTCTTGAAGCTATGGCTTGCCGTACACCAGTGATTGCCACTCCTGCGGGTGCAGCCCCTGAACTAATTGCCAAAGGAGGAGGAAAATTGGTCAAACCTGAAAGTTCTGAAGATATGGCCGAAGCAATTGTTCAAATTAGCCAGCTTAATCAAGAAAAATGGCAAAAAATGTCTGATTCTGCCTATATTGCGGCTAAAAGTTATACTTGGGATGATGCTGCTGAACTTTGTGAACAAGCATTCCATAAAGCGATAGAACGAACAAAAAATGGGGAGTTAGGTTGA